ATGTTTTCTGGTCTTGCCAAATGACGGTCAAATTTCCGGTCCAACGACCACAAGACAGTACGTCGAATTTCTGGGTCCGGATCCCCAATGCCGACGGTGAGAAGCTTGTCGATCACTTCACTAACAACCTGGATCGAATGGCTGCTAGTTTGGTTAATAATGGGATCGTGGACAAATAGTTGGCAGCAAGTGAGCGCAGAAGCTTTGCGAATTTCGGGGTTGTCATTCTCAACGTAATTTATAGCAACGTCCCGTACAAATTCGTTCAGGATATGACCAGAGAAATCAAAGCTTCCCAAGGTGTGAAGGGCAAGGGCGATTTCGGCGTCAGAATGCAGCTCTTGGGGAGAGAAGTCCTTCGCGAACGATGGCATAGGGGGTAGTCGGTTTTCCGGACATCCAAGAGGCCGAAACGGTGTTCCGTAGAGGATGATGCTCAGCATGTCCAGGAGCTTCTCTTGGATTGTGGGCTTGATAGGTGGGATATAATGGGCCATGTCAACAAGTGCTTGTGTAAGCGACTCGCTCAACCCACACGCAAAGATAGGGTCAAGCAATGCCTCCATGTACTTGCTGAGAGTTTGCCCGACAGCCAGGGACAGCATGCTGATACATTCAAACATCGGAGCTTCGTTGACCGAGGACCGGCTCCGTGCTTTCATTGCTAACCCCTCTCGGATATATATGATAATCCCGTCGAGATACTGCGCCATTGCCCCACCGACCGCGTTGGCAATCTTTCCAATTGCGATGAATGCCGAATTTCGTTCCTTGTCTCTCTTGAGCTGCGCCTGCAGGTATATCATGAATCGATGGAGGTAGATTTCGGTAAAATCAAGGGGAGCGTAAGATGCGAGGATGGGTATCGTCAAGACAACTTGCGTGCGGATTTTAGGATCACGGTGATCTTTGAGGCGGAGGACGATCTCGCATGCGTTTCGGTAGTGTTCGTTCATGAACATGGCGCCCTTCAGTAGAAGCTCCTTGAGCACTAGAAGCGACCCGTGGATCCAGTCCACATTGCTCGACTTCAATCCCAACAGCGCCTCTTCGTAGATTCGTGCGAACCACAGTTGCCGGACCTGGCTGTCTCGAGCGGCTATGATCTTGAAGCATTCGCTGACTGCGTCCGCCGCCGACTCCCGGATGAACACCTTGGGATCCCGCAAAGCAACCCAGATAAGCTCGAATATCTGTGGAATGAAGCCATAAAGAAGAGTTGGCGAACCTTTCGCCAGTTCGCGGAGGACAAGGACCGCCGCGAAACGCCTGCTTTCCTGTCGTTCTGACTGCAGCCACTCCAGAGCCGACTGTACCTCACTCTCGACCAATTCCGCAGTTAGAGCACCACCAGGTTTAGCCAAGTGGCCCAGCGCCCTCGCCGCGCACGCCAACACCGGGGTATCGTTACTTCGGAGCGCGCTGCGGAGGTAGCTGGCAAAACGGGTGGTCTTTTGGGCCGAATCGACCCCGTCAAAATCGACTAAATGATCCAGAGCGAGTAAACCGCCGATTCTTTCGTTGGCATCGCTACCGGTTACGACGAGCTGCGCGATACGTTGGCTGACTGCATTGTAGAACTCGAGGAACTTTTCCGGCGGCCAATCTGTGAGATGAGGAACCAAGTGTCAGCACTGCGACGAGCAAATACAACCACGACTAGAATGCGAGGGTTATAGATAGGCACCTCTTGAAATGGCAATGACATTATCGTATAGGTCGTAGGCAGCTCGCGCCCGTACTTCCTCGTTCTTGGATTTTAGGTCGAAGAACAGCCGATGGGTGACGTCCGTGATAGGACCTGCTTGCGCCATGTTTGCGGACCACCCCCCGGGATGGACATTTGAAATTCAAGTTCTCGTGGCAAGCTGGGGGTGGAAGACACAAGAGTCGTTATTTATATGGGggggagagaagaaaggaggAGATGGTTAAGCTTAATCGGGTTGCCAGAGGTTGAACGAGTGAAGGTCAGTCCACTTCCGCCGGGTGAGAGTGCACGGGCCAGTGATATTCCGGCCTGGGGCATCATTCACTGTACATAGTAGTAGATATCAGGacgaaagaagagaaatttATATGTAAATATGGAATTCTGGAAGCTCAAACATGTATTTAAAGGTATGACTCTACAGTCTAGGTCTTCTTAGTTTTGGGATATTGGTACTATGGAGGACGGAGTACCAAGTATGTTGGAGATATATCGCTGCAAGTATCCGTTGGAATGGCGATCAACATGGCCATAGTAGGGACAATAGGCAATAGAAAAACGATACCCTTCAGATAGACTTATCTATATACGAAGGAGCACTTTTAACGCCCGGGGGGTTAGCTGCCTGGTCCCGTACCCTGCTCTCATACTCTGGATTGCCCAAAACGGAAGTGCTTCAGACACGGAACATGAAATACCACATGTATACGAAGCTGATTCCAAGAATGATGCCCTGAGGCACTCTAGAATTGTAAATTATTTTGCCCTCCCAAGTAATGCTGCGAAGAAGCGTAGATCTGACCCCAATTCCTATACAATAACATGGGATAGTCGGAATACAGCTGAGCAGAGTATATACGTGAAGGACCTTGATAATTGACTCGACTGACACACCTAATTGATATCGATTATTGCGATATGAGTGTCATAGAAATGCCAACTGTTCATTTGTTTTTCATGGCGAGCTGAACTGAAATTTGTAATCATTTGGGAGATAACCGAATGGTAGTCCGCCAACGCGGGGGAGGGGCTGGAGTATATAATAGCTGACTCCCTGTATCTCTGGCGTTCTACTCAACATactctgttcttccatcaattAAACCCTTACTTCTTTGTACAGCACTATCTAAACCATACGAACCGCAATGCCCAAGGTTCTGCTCACTGGTATGCTCTAAGCTGTATTCGCAATCGCTCTTAACTCCGATGCTCACATCCGACCAGGAGGCAGTGGCTTCATTGCCGCTCACATTGTCGACATCTTGCTGCAGCATGGGTATGCATTGCATGTCCTCGCATCTGGCCAATTATTCCCACAGCTAACACAGAGACTTCCTAGTTTCGACACCGTCGTGACGGTCCGTTCCGATGAGAAGGGTCAGAAGATCCTTGGAAGCCACCCGAACATCCCGAAAGAGAAGCTGTCATATGTCATTGTCAAGGACGTCGCTGAAAACGGTGCCTTCGACGAGGTATGTATCCATGTCTCCCATCAATAGAACATGTTTGCATGGCTAACGGCAAACCACAGGCTGTTAAATCTAATCCGCCATTCGACTATGTCCTCCACACAGCATCCCCTTTCCATTTCAATGTCCAGGACCCGGTTAAGGATTTCTTGGACCCCGCCATCAAGGGAACGACTGGAATCCTGAAGGCGATCAAGGCCTACTCCCCTACTGTGAAGAGGGTTGTCGTCACTTCGTCTTTCGCCTCCATTGTTAACTCCGACAAACACCCTCCTGTCTATAGTGAAGAGCACTGGAACCCTGTGACTTGGGAACAGGCCCTGGACCACTCTAAGGTCTACCGGGCTAGCAAAGTAAGCCAATGCATTCCGTATTACACTTGACCAAGGCTAACGGTGGGCGTAGACATTCGCGGAAAAGGCTGCATGGGACTTTGTTGAAAAGGAGAAGCCCAACTTCGACATCGCTACGGTCAACCCTCCTCTTGTCTTCGGTCCCATCGTGAACTACTTGAACTCCCTCGACGCGATCAACACATCCAACAAGCGGTTCAAGGACTTTGTCCAGGGTAATCTGAAAAACGAGACGCCTTCTACAGACACTTTCCTCTGGGTGGATGTTCGTGACGTTGCTTTGGCTCACGTTAAAGCAATTGAAGTAGCAGAGGCTGGAGGAAAGAGATTCTTCGTCACCAACGGCTTTTTCTCAAACAACGACATTGCGGATGCTATTCGGGAAAGTCACCCTAAGCTGGAATCCAAGCTGCCGCCAAAGAATGCTCCTAGCAACCCCCCATCCTATGCTTACGGATACGACAACACTAGATCCCGTGAGGTTCTGGGTATCTCGTACCTGCCTTTGAAGAAGACTGTTGCCGATACCGTTGAGTCTCTGCTGGCTGTTGGTGCGTAGATCATGCCATGATCTATGTATAGAAAATAGGAAAGTAGATTATAGATTAATAAAATAAATCGTCAGCAATTGTTTGCCAGTCATTGTTGTAGTTGTGTAGTCCACTCCCGGAAAAGCTGCATCCACCGGTTTTGTCGCTCTCCGTACCGCCTGGAGACATTTTCTCCTCCGAGCATCCCTCCGCAACAAAAAGAATATCTTTTGAATCCAGCCATCAGCAACGCCATGACGTCCGCGAGATTATCGCCGACGGCGAATCTCCTGCGGAAGTCGCGGGTGTTCGCATTACCACAGGCATTGAAGCCTCCCCAAGAACCCCCCACTTCGAAAACCgtcttcgaatccgacacCGCGACCCTTCCCTATCCGACCCGAGCAGCAATTGTTACTCCGGGTACATCGTTAAAACGTGGTGATTGGGGTTTGAAACGCCCTATTCCCTCCAAGTCGACATCGCAGAAATCGGCCAGACCCGTGATCAGGGTGAACGCCCATGACACCTTCGAACATGTTACCGACTTCGAATCCGCCCAAGACCACACGGTGACCTTGTCGAAGTTCCAGGAACTCAACTTGCCAATGTCGCTTCCGTCCAAGGTCAACTACTCGAGCAGTTTCCTTCCGGGACATCAGAGTCCATTCGAATCGGATTTCGACAACACACAGACGAGCAAAGACCTTGCGAGACCGTATGCCAAACAATTCAGGCAATCCGGACCTTGGCTTGCCGGGCAGACCGAAGCGGAGTTCCAGAACTATTTGAAGAAGGTTCGACGCGACAAGCCAGAGATTCTACAGAGACTCCGCGATATGTATGTGGCAAAGCGCACCGtggaacaaagaaaagcGATCCAAGACAAGGGAGAGGACCTCGAGAACTTACAACCCATCGAGTTTGACGAGAAGGAGTTCCACGCCTACATCAAATCCCTACGCGCGGACCCGACTGCTCTAGGCCCTGTGATTTTCGATCTTCTTGACCTCCCGTCTCCGCCGCCTGTGCCTAACATGAGAATCGCCGGCAAGCATTTCCACGCTCCGGGAACCAAGTTGTCTGCGACGGAATATGCCGTATCTGGACCACCAAAAACGCATCCCTCGGCAGGTCTGTCCTACACGCGGTCCCATGCATTGCTCTACAACCATCCGGAATACGGCCCACAGGCCTATCAACGACCGGTGCAGGCGCGTATTTTGCGGCCAAAGAGCAAGCTCAAGGGCAAGAACAACAGGGCCATTGCGGGTATTGGTGGTATTGCATCCGAGGACGTGAACTCCATAACTTTCTATGACCATCGGACGCCCCCTGGATTGGCCTACTTCGATGCGTCTATCGAAGGCGGCGGCAAGTACTGGGCTACACCCATCCGGGCGTCAATTACCTCGGATGGCAGAATTGACCTGGCATCTTTTAAGGCAAGCATCTCGGCCAAGGCCCCCTATGGCATTGAGGATGCGCCAGAGGCCGATGCCGCGAATCGCGCTGCGGAAGTGACTCGGGGTACCTCGCGACAAGTTCCGAAACTGGACGCCAGGGCGCCTCGCTTTAGGCAATTTGATGAACGAAAGCACGTACAGATGGAGAGTCGTGAGGATACTGCAAGGTCACTCTTGGAAACACTCAAGTACTAAAGCTTGGGACTTGTTATAATGTGTGACGTGACTGTATGATTAGAGGTtgaaaggaaagaaattcTTTATTCTTGTGATACAAACAACAAATACATCAATTTCCATTGAACTTTCATAGGCGAGTAATCAATTACTACCTTGGAGTCTCCATAGTAAACTCTTAGTAAACTCCATAGTAAACCGTACTGCGGAGACGCTATCGATAAGAACCACGTGACATAGGGCACCGGAGACTAGGGCACGACCCACACAGCGGCTAAGCGAGCCCGACCCTTTTGCGACACCAAAAGAAGATGACGAGTGCTTCGACAGCCATTCGAACATCCATCCAGCCAGCAAACAACCGCCAAAATGGGTCGCGTCAGGACTAAGGTCAGTTGCATCAACGAGCCTCTTAAAAGCGATGCAAAAATtaacgaaaaaaaaaaaaaacaatagACCGTCAAGCGGTCCGCCAAGGTTATGATCGAGCGTTACTACCCCAAGCTCACGCTCGACTTCGAGACCAACAAGCGTCTGTGTGATGAGATCGCCATCATTGCTTCCAAGCGTCTCCGTAACAAGGTGAGCACCAAATTCTGCGACTTTATAGGGGGTTTAAAGGGCTAATGGATATAGATCGCTGGTTACACCACCCACCTTATGAAGCGTATCCAGCGTGGCCCTGTCCGCGGTATCTCCTTCAAGCTCCAGGAGGAGGAGCGTGAGCGCAAGGACCAGTACGTCCCCGAGGTCTCCGCTCTGGATGTTTCCCAGACCGAGTCCGGCCAGCTCGACGTCGACGCCGACACCAAGGACCTGCTCAAGAGCTTGGGCTTCGACAACCTCAAGGTCAACGTCGTCAACGTCACCCAGGCCCAGCAGCCTGAGCGCCGTCGCTTCCGCTCTTAAATCTAATTATGACTACGACGTGCAACAAAAAAGTTCTTCCGTTCTCCGTTCGACTTCGACCTTTGGCGTGTTCTGGCGGTTTAGATAGCGTTCGAAGGATGAGGAATGAAAATATGATTCCCAATTACCAAGGTGTCGCTGATTCTCCTCTGGGATGATGCTTGATTGCCAAATTTTTTCTTGTCCATGGCTACTGGCCTGGATGGTCCGTAGGACGGACTCGAGATATTGATCAGGGGGTTTCCTTGAACTCTTTGCTATGTATCTGTCAAAAGTCTATTTACGTAGCTTTGGGTATCTTCATGAACATCGCGTAACACAAGCATCAAGACATCGCTCACATCTGGGGCTTGGGGAAGTATCCTTCGATGGAACCACCCTGGATATCCTCTGGACGCATCTGCGGAGGTGCCACCGCATGAGAAATGTTCTCATTCTCCATGATTTGGACACCCACGCGCCCACCTTGTTGGAAGGCGCCAGTGCTGGAATCACCGCGTTCCAATGCAAGTTCCTGTGAACGAAGAGACAACTCCTGCATCTGAGCAGCCATATCTCTGGCCTCAGGACCATGCATATGCATATTCTCCAACTGGCCGGCAACCTGTCCAACCGTAGCAGTATTACCACCACTTTTCAGGCCCCTGCCCTGCTGCTCCCGGCCTTCTTCAAGCAGAACCAAATCCTTATTCCGCGTATCATCCCCCCTTCGCTCCCAGACTGGCTCCTGCGCCAACTGAACCCGGATATACATCGCCCTCTCTGCACACTCATCCGAACACCACATCTCCAACTTCTCCTTGGGAACAATATTCATCTCCCGTCCTCTCCCGCCCGGACCGCTCCCTTTGGCGCCGTATCTGATCCGGAACATACCACCACCCTCTTCCCTGCGGTGTTCCCGGGGACATAGACCGTAGCCACATAGACCCTCGATATTTCGCTCTTGAATCAAATTATCATAATCTGTAGGCTGAAACGGAAACAACGCGTTCTTGAACAAGCGCGCGTCTTCGGGAGATGGCGACGACGGGTCTGCGGTTGGCGAATGGGGGAAGGCAACGAGGTCTAGGATGCGGTCGAGGATGAGAGATTCGGTATCTTTCTGGGCTTGGATGCGGTGGGCGTGGTGCAGGGCTATGGCCATATGACGGGGGTCGACTCCTGAGTTGGACTGGTCCTGGGGTTTCTTCTGTTGGCGACGGGAGGAATCTGAAGCAGCGGCGTGTGTCGTAGGAAGGGATGTTCTCAGGGGGGGTTGATTGACGGGCATGATGGGCGTATAACCAAATGTAAAAAAATGTATTTACTTTTGTACTATTGTAGAAAAGATAAAGTAAAAAGTAGGATGAGTTGTGGTGATAGAGTAGTGTAGTAGTATTGACAGTCGGAGGATAAAGTGATGACTTTTCGATAGAGGCGAAGAGTAATAATAAATCCCCCGGATTCTCCAACAGATGACGATATCAGTGCTTTGATTGTATGGGACCAGCAGATCTTAATAGTTGTCTTTTATATTTATAGCATAGCAATATAATATCATATCATATTACATTATTATACTGCCATCCTACAAATACGCACTCCTTCATACTCGCCGATCGCCAGCAGTGGAGTAGTGAGTGTCCCGCCAGACGACAACATCCTCTCCTCCATcactccctctccctccgacttcttccttttttctcttcttccatctCTCATACGCTCTTCGTCCACCTCATATTTTGCTTTTACTGTGAGTATCCTTATATACAGACGTCAGGCTATGCCTCTCCGTCTCTCTACCTGTGTTCCCCTCTATACCTCTCCCCTCCCCTTTTCTGCGTTCTGACGTACCCCCCCCCCAGGCTGACACATATTCGGCTCCTTCAGGCAtaacatacagagtacatctCTCCACACACACTCCTTCGTCGTTTCTTTCCATGTTTCTGTGCTGCGGATGTGTCTGAATCTTCAGATGCTTCGCTTCTGTACAGTTCTTCATCTTGTGTGATTTACATCCATCCCGTCTGGTATCATCCCGTTGTCTATAAACCGTCCATTCCCTTTACAGAAAGAACAACCCCACCGATCACACCACACCAGCCCAGATGTCCAATCCACCGTTTACGGTCAAAGCGATCTTTGAGTACGCTTCAGACCATGAAGATGACCTGGCTTTCCCAATTGGCCAGATCGTAACTGTCACGGGTATCGAGGATGACGAGTGGTATTCCGGTGAATACACGGATGAATCGGGTGCTAAACAGGAGGGCATCTTCCCCAAGAACTTCGTCGAGAAATATGAGCCCCCTGCCCCGCCCCGACCATCTCGCCCCAACAGGTCCAAGAAGGAGCCCGAAGCTGTAGCTCCTCCGCCTCCCGAGCCTGCGGCGCCAGCGGACCCCTCGCCGGTCGAGTCCAACGATCAGGCGGCGCCTGAGTTTGACGATACTCCTGCTGCTACTTCTGCTGCTATGCGCGAGGTTCCCGCCCCCCAACCGCTGCCGGCCCCGCAGCCTCCGCaatcccctcctccccaaacGGCCACCTCGCCAGTCGCGGAAGCTCCCACCTCTCCTAAGCCTACGCAAGCTGCGGCGCCTACCCCGCCAGCCGCAGCTGATCCTGCTTCTAAGCCTGCGGCCAAGCCTGCGgcgccagcagcagcgcctAAACCGACCAGTTCCTCATTCAAGGATCGCATTGCGGCGTTCAATAAGGCTGCAGAGCCACCTCTTGCGCCAATCAAGCCCGGTGGACTCAGTTCGGGATCCAATTCAAACACatttgtcaagaaacctttTGTGGCTGCGCCTCCCAGCAGACATGCCTACGTGCCTCCGCCCCCACCCAGGGAGCCGCCTCCGAAGATTTACAGGCGCGAGGAGGATCCAGAGTTCCAGGAGCAGATGGCACGGGAGCCTCCCGTCTCTGAAAGCCGTCCCCCCCCTCCACCCCCTGCGACTGAATCACCAGAgcaagaaggcgaagagCAGCCCAAACCCACGAGTTTGAAAGAACGAATCGCTTTGCTCCAGCAGCGTCAAGTGGAGCAGGCGGCGCGTCATGCTGAAGCTGcccagaagaaggagaagcctAAGAAGCCTGCGGAGCCGGCCGAACAAGGTGCTCCTGTTGAAGAGGGCGAATCTGCTGAGGCTGATACCCAGAAGGCTTCTCCGGCTATTGCGCAGGACCCGACGAGCGATGCGAACGATGCGGACtattctgctgctgctgacaCTGAAGAAGCggaggagacctcgaccagCAAGGAAGATTACGAGGATGCTCCTGCTCGTCCTCTGTCGCGACGGGAACCTCCTGCTGagcaagaggaagagaaggagaaggaagataCTGCTGACGACGAGGCCGAAGGCGAACAGGAGGAGGcacaggaagaagaagttgaTCCTGAAGTCAAGCGCAGAATGGAACTTCGAGAAAGAATGGCCAAGATGAGCGGTGGTATGGGTATGATGGGCTTATTTGGTCCTCCTGGTGGAATGCCAATGCCTGGCGCAGCTCCTCGCAAACCCAAGCCCTCTGCGGACACTGAAAAGAAGCCTGCTCCCGAACCGGAGGCCACCAGTCCTGTTTCTGCCCCTGCTCCCCCGGTCCCTGTTATGGCATTGCCAGGAATGAACGCCAACAAGCCGGCTCCCGCTCCCCCCACTGACGtcgagaaggaagaggaaacccCCCACCCCCCACCTGTGACTGAGCAGCATGCTGCAGAGGAGGTTCCTGATGTTGAGGAAGTTGTCCATGAAGAGCCGTCTCAAACTATTTCCACCCAAaggccaccgccgccgctcCCTCATGGTATGGATTCCCATTATACTCCCAACATGTTGCACCAGCTAATAGCAATATTTGTACAGAAGGCGCAGCGCCTCCCCTTCCGCCTTTGGCAACCAAGCCTGTTCCGCCGCCAGTCCCTCAGGAGCAACCTGCGTCGCCGTCATCGACGACAGCTGGTATGTTAAAGTCAGATTCTTTGCGGATAGTAGGAAAGCATTCTAAACAATCCGAAACAGCCCGGTCAATCCCCCCTGTTCCGAAGTCTCCTCCCACCTCCGCGGATGCAGGGAATGAGTCGGATGATGAGCTTTCTGTTCACACCAGAAATCTGTCTTTAAACGCCGTCGCTGCGGACCGGCCCGCTCCGCCTCCGCCAGCTGGAGCACCGCCGCTCCCTGATCATTTGGATTCCCGACGCCCCTCAACGTATGATTCCTCTCCTATGTCTCCTCTTGGTGCGGAGAAGAGACTTAGTCGACCACCACCGCCTATTCCTACAAGTCCGCCATTGTCACCTCCGAGACAAACCAGGGCTCCCCCTCCGCCACCGCCTACGGATCTTCGCCGTAGATCTACGGCTGATAGCCGGACTACAACGGCCTCTGGTCCTCGCCAAGCCGGGGAAGGTGATGGCGAAACTACGGAATATGACGGTGACTACGACACAGATATCGCCTCCGGTGATAAGCACAAGGATGCTCTGAAGGGCCATGAGGCCGATTCGAGCATGGATGAGGGCCTAGTCGACGATTATTCAATCCAGTCACCTCAAAGCCCTCGTGGTGCCCCTCCCCCACCTCCCACTGCTCCGAAAGCAGTCCCACCGCCACCACCTAGTCAACCTCCTAAGAGTGCTGGTAGGTCTTCTGTTGACATACCAAGAGgacctcctccgccgcctccggCTGCTCCCCCAGCTGCCcctgaagatgatgaatatgaccCCTTCCGGTATAGCAACCCGCAGCATGGTTTAGCTTCACCTACGATGCCACCTGTCCCTGCTGGACGACCACAGCCACCTGCTCCTTCTCAACCCGAGCCAACGGCTGATGAACAGGATGAGCTGTATGATGCATCTCCAGTGACCACATCTTCCGAGCGGCCATTCTCTCCGTCGCGAGAAAAGCGCATGTCCGGCGTACCACCTCTGCCGCCTCCCCATGAGACTCCAGTTGGCCCACCTCCATCCTCGTCTCGGAGTAACCGTACTTCTTTGGATGTTCCGCGGAGTTCGCATGGTGTACGACGATCCATTGATGGCCCCCGTCCGTCGTTTGATCAGGGCTTCATGGCAATGGATGTTGACCTCGCAGAGCACACACTGTGGTGGACGCAACCCAACACACCTCCACCGGCTATCCAAGGACGGAAGGATGTGTTATTTGAGATTGAGGAGTCGACTTCCACGAAACGTGGCGGTAAGACGACCGTAACAAAGGATGTTTATGTTCTTTATGCGGACTATTCTCAAACGGTCATCACGGTCACCTATGATGCCCGAAACCCGTCAGACGTCTCCCTGGAGCAACGCCAGGAGCACCCCCCGGTTCAACCTCGCCAGGATCAGCTGGAAAATGCTCACATTCAGAACGGTTCCCGTATTAACGATGCGGTGACATCTATTCAAAACACCACCGTCGCAGACGGAACCCCGCATGGTTTGGTCCAGCATCTGCTCCAGCCTTTGTCGAGCGCTTTGCTCCCTGTTGGCACTCGCGCATATGGTGCCCTGGTCTATGCGAACCTTGCCAACGCATCCGTGCAGCAGTTTGACGAGATCCGCGCAGGCGATATTGTGAGCTTTCGCAATGCCCGCTTCCAGGGCCACCGCGGGACAATGCATCAAAAGTACAATGCTGAAGTGGGCAAGCCTGACCATGTCGGTGTCGTCGTCGACTGGGACGGAACCAAGAAGAAGATCCGTGCGTGGGAACAAGGCCGTGAGAGTAAGAAGATCAAGATGGAGAGTTTCAAGCTTAATGACTTGCGCAGTGGGGAGTGCAAGGTTTGGCGAGTTATGCCACGGAGTTGGGTTGGTTGGGAGAGCTAAGGAGAGATATGGTATAATGCATAATATGGGTCACTTCGTGTGCCTTGGTTTTAGATGGTGCGATATTGTGGTTGTTTGCAATCTCTCTTAGACATGTTGAGGGTACATTTCGTTTCATATGGATTTATGCAGTGACTTGATGTCTTATTCCTGTTTTCTAGCTAGCTCTGCTATGTATTTATGCATTTCTCTTTGCCTCTAGTCGACTGTAACTTAGGAGTGGTAATGTGATCTCCGTCCAGAGAATCCAGAGAATCCTGATAGTTACTAGTTGTGTGCCTTCTGCCTGAGGCGACAGCATCGGTGGCAACTTACATAATCCGATTTCGCCGCTTCCTTTTCTGGAATATGATCTCTTATCGTACCTTTCCCGACTTCATCCATCGTCTTCAATTCTCTCAGCCATCACAGCGCAACAGCGCCCATTAATTCAAAATGGGTGGTGGAGACCTCAACTTGAAGAAGTAAGTTCATCCCCTTATCCATACCTCATGACCTCCCAACCCGTTACATCCAA
This region of Aspergillus chevalieri M1 DNA, chromosome 4, nearly complete sequence genomic DNA includes:
- the GRE2_3 gene encoding SDR family oxidoreductase (COG:V;~EggNog:ENOG410PJT2;~InterPro:IPR001509,IPR036291;~PFAM:PF01073,PF16363,PF07993,PF01370;~go_function: GO:0003824 - catalytic activity [Evidence IEA]) — protein: MPKVLLTGGSGFIAAHIVDILLQHGFDTVVTVRSDEKGQKILGSHPNIPKEKLSYVIVKDVAENGAFDEAVKSNPPFDYVLHTASPFHFNVQDPVKDFLDPAIKGTTGILKAIKAYSPTVKRVVVTSSFASIVNSDKHPPVYSEEHWNPVTWEQALDHSKVYRASKTFAEKAAWDFVEKEKPNFDIATVNPPLVFGPIVNYLNSLDAINTSNKRFKDFVQGNLKNETPSTDTFLWVDVRDVALAHVKAIEVAEAGGKRFFVTNGFFSNNDIADAIRESHPKLESKLPPKNAPSNPPSYAYGYDNTRSREVLGISYLPLKKTVADTVESLLAVGA
- a CDS encoding mitochondrial 37S ribosomal protein bS1m (COG:S;~EggNog:ENOG410PG7D;~InterPro:IPR016712;~PFAM:PF11709); the protein is MTSARLSPTANLLRKSRVFALPQALKPPQEPPTSKTVFESDTATLPYPTRAAIVTPGTSLKRGDWGLKRPIPSKSTSQKSARPVIRVNAHDTFEHVTDFESAQDHTVTLSKFQELNLPMSLPSKVNYSSSFLPGHQSPFESDFDNTQTSKDLARPYAKQFRQSGPWLAGQTEAEFQNYLKKVRRDKPEILQRLRDMYVAKRTVEQRKAIQDKGEDLENLQPIEFDEKEFHAYIKSLRADPTALGPVIFDLLDLPSPPPVPNMRIAGKHFHAPGTKLSATEYAVSGPPKTHPSAGLSYTRSHALLYNHPEYGPQAYQRPVQARILRPKSKLKGKNNRAIAGIGGIASEDVNSITFYDHRTPPGLAYFDASIEGGGKYWATPIRASITSDGRIDLASFKASISAKAPYGIEDAPEADAANRAAEVTRGTSRQVPKLDARAPRFRQFDERKHVQMESREDTARSLLETLKY
- the RPS17 gene encoding 40S ribosomal protein eS17 (COG:J;~EggNog:ENOG410PMV6;~InterPro:IPR036401,IPR018273,IPR001210;~PFAM:PF00833;~go_component: GO:0005840 - ribosome [Evidence IEA];~go_function: GO:0003735 - structural constituent of ribosome [Evidence IEA];~go_process: GO:0006412 - translation [Evidence IEA]), giving the protein MGRVRTKTVKRSAKVMIERYYPKLTLDFETNKRLCDEIAIIASKRLRNKIAGYTTHLMKRIQRGPVRGISFKLQEEERERKDQYVPEVSALDVSQTESGQLDVDADTKDLLKSLGFDNLKVNVVNVTQAQQPERRRFRS
- a CDS encoding Rtr1/RPAP2 family protein phosphatase (COG:S;~EggNog:ENOG410PPSI;~InterPro:IPR007308,IPR038534,IPR039693;~PFAM:PF04181;~go_function: GO:0008420 - RNA polymerase II CTD heptapeptide repeat phosphatase activity [Evidence IEA];~go_function: GO:0043175 - RNA polymerase core enzyme binding [Evidence IEA];~go_process: GO:0070940 - dephosphorylation of RNA polymerase II C-terminal domain [Evidence IEA]); translated protein: MPVNQPPLRTSLPTTHAAASDSSRRQQKKPQDQSNSGVDPRHMAIALHHAHRIQAQKDTESLILDRILDLVAFPHSPTADPSSPSPEDARLFKNALFPFQPTDYDNLIQERNIEGLCGYGLCPREHRREEGGGMFRIRYGAKGSGPGGRGREMNIVPKEKLEMWCSDECAERAMYIRVQLAQEPVWERRGDDTRNKDLVLLEEGREQQGRGLKSGGNTATVGQVAGQLENMHMHGPEARDMAAQMQELSLRSQELALERGDSSTGAFQQGGRVGVQIMENENISHAVAPPQMRPEDIQGGSIEGYFPKPQM